One window of the Rufibacter radiotolerans genome contains the following:
- the queA gene encoding tRNA preQ1(34) S-adenosylmethionine ribosyltransferase-isomerase QueA → MKLSEFKFDLPNELMATHPAAHRDEARMMVLHRDSGKIEHKIFKDIITYFDEGDVLVTNNTKVFPARLYGNKEKTGAKIEVFLLRELDKRIHLWDVLVDPARKIRVGNKLYFGDSDLVAEVIDNTTSRGRTIKFLYDGPDEDFYKIVHSLGETPLPKYIKREPEPEDEERYQTVYAEVTGAVAAPTAGLHFTKEVLKRLELKGVDVAPVTLHVGLGTFRPVDVEDLTKHKMDSEQFFVTEETAKIVNKALDAKKRVCAVGTTTMRALESSVSANNRLKPNEGWTDRFIFPPYDFKIANALITNFHMPESTLLMMAAAFGGYDLVMEAYRTAIKEEYKFFSYGDVMLIL, encoded by the coding sequence ATGAAGTTATCTGAGTTCAAATTTGACCTGCCCAATGAGTTAATGGCCACTCACCCGGCAGCCCACCGTGATGAGGCCCGCATGATGGTCCTGCACCGTGACAGCGGCAAGATAGAGCATAAAATCTTTAAAGATATTATCACCTATTTTGATGAGGGTGACGTGCTAGTGACCAACAACACCAAAGTGTTCCCGGCCCGTTTGTACGGCAATAAAGAGAAGACCGGCGCCAAGATTGAGGTATTCTTGCTAAGAGAACTGGACAAGCGCATTCACCTCTGGGATGTGCTGGTAGACCCGGCCCGTAAGATACGGGTGGGCAACAAGCTCTACTTCGGGGATAGCGACCTGGTAGCCGAGGTTATTGACAACACCACCTCCCGCGGACGTACCATCAAGTTTTTGTATGACGGCCCGGATGAGGATTTCTACAAGATTGTGCATAGCCTGGGCGAGACCCCGCTGCCTAAATACATCAAGCGCGAGCCAGAGCCCGAAGACGAAGAGCGTTACCAGACGGTCTACGCCGAGGTGACTGGCGCCGTGGCTGCCCCCACCGCGGGTCTTCACTTTACCAAAGAGGTACTGAAGCGCCTGGAACTGAAAGGTGTGGATGTGGCCCCGGTAACCCTTCACGTAGGCCTGGGCACGTTCCGGCCGGTAGACGTAGAGGACCTGACCAAGCACAAAATGGACTCTGAGCAGTTCTTTGTGACTGAGGAAACCGCCAAAATTGTGAACAAGGCTCTGGATGCCAAGAAGCGCGTGTGCGCGGTGGGTACCACCACCATGCGCGCCCTGGAGTCATCGGTGTCGGCGAACAACCGCCTGAAGCCCAACGAAGGCTGGACGGACCGGTTCATCTTTCCGCCGTATGATTTCAAAATCGCGAACGCCCTGATCACCAATTTCCACATGCCGGAGTCTACGCTCCTGATGATGGCTGCCGCCTTTGGGGGGTATGACCTGGTCATGGAAGCCTACCGCACCGCAATCAAAGAAGAATATAAGTTCTTTAGCTACGGAGACGTGATGTTAATTCTGTAA
- a CDS encoding LOG family protein, translated as MTKLRKTSKTKLHDEVQNAGSGTTIIQPDVNDNKVGSLQEAKKIAKRETPIISDDDKRIREAFTDKNWNEIKIADSWQIFKVMSEFVEGFEKMAKIGPCVSIFGSARTKPENPYYKMAEEIAAKLVRHGYGVITGGGPGIMEAGNKGAHSEGGRSVGLNIQLPFEQFNNIYIDPDKIINFDYFFVRKVMFVKYAQGFIGMPGGFGTLDELFEAITLIQTKKIGKFPIVLVGKAYWGGMFDWIKDVMLAQESNISPEDLDLVHLVDNATDAVTVIDEFYSKYLLSPNF; from the coding sequence ATGACGAAGTTGAGAAAGACGAGTAAAACAAAGTTGCATGATGAAGTGCAGAATGCCGGCAGCGGCACCACCATCATTCAGCCAGATGTAAATGATAACAAAGTTGGTTCCCTGCAGGAAGCCAAGAAAATAGCCAAGCGCGAAACCCCCATCATCAGTGATGATGACAAGCGCATTAGAGAGGCGTTTACAGACAAGAACTGGAACGAGATCAAGATCGCGGACTCCTGGCAGATCTTTAAGGTGATGTCTGAGTTTGTGGAAGGCTTTGAGAAAATGGCCAAGATTGGACCTTGCGTGTCTATCTTCGGCTCGGCCAGAACCAAACCGGAGAATCCCTACTATAAAATGGCCGAGGAAATTGCCGCCAAACTGGTGCGCCACGGCTACGGCGTGATCACGGGCGGTGGCCCGGGTATCATGGAAGCCGGTAACAAAGGCGCCCACTCAGAGGGAGGCCGCTCGGTGGGCCTGAACATTCAGTTGCCTTTTGAGCAGTTCAACAACATCTACATAGATCCAGACAAGATCATCAACTTTGACTACTTCTTTGTACGCAAAGTGATGTTCGTGAAATACGCCCAGGGCTTTATTGGCATGCCCGGCGGCTTTGGTACCTTGGACGAACTGTTTGAGGCCATCACGTTAATCCAGACCAAGAAGATTGGCAAGTTCCCGATTGTACTGGTGGGCAAAGCCTACTGGGGCGGGATGTTTGACTGGATCAAGGACGTAATGCTGGCCCAGGAAAGCAACATCAGCCCCGAGGATCTGGACCTGGTGCACCTGGTAGACAACGCCACCGATGCCGTGACCGTCATTGATGAGTTCTACAGCAAATACCTGCTGTCTCCCAACTTCTAA
- a CDS encoding 2-C-methyl-D-erythritol 4-phosphate cytidylyltransferase: MSSSELKKYAIIVAGGSGSRMQAAQPKQFLPIGGEPVLMHTLRRFHAFDPTMPLVLVLPQAEVKTWQGLCGDYSFTLPHQVVVGGTSRFQSVKNGLAALDQEQDGVVAVHDGVRPFVDNAILQAAYNKAFAQGTAVVAVSLKDSIRRVRGGSSKAVDRSAYRLVQTPQCFRLPLLRRAYAQPESPLFTDDASVVERFGHKIHLVEGSFKNIKLTTPEDLLLAEAFLQQEKNQPSAEPLKK, from the coding sequence ATGTCCTCGTCTGAGTTAAAAAAATACGCCATTATTGTGGCCGGTGGGTCTGGTAGCCGCATGCAGGCCGCGCAGCCCAAGCAGTTCCTGCCTATAGGCGGGGAGCCGGTGCTCATGCATACCCTGCGCCGCTTCCATGCCTTTGACCCCACTATGCCCCTGGTATTGGTGCTGCCGCAGGCCGAGGTAAAAACCTGGCAAGGCCTATGCGGTGACTATTCGTTCACCCTTCCGCACCAGGTGGTGGTGGGGGGTACCAGCAGGTTTCAGTCGGTGAAGAATGGGTTGGCTGCGCTAGACCAGGAGCAAGATGGGGTGGTGGCCGTGCATGACGGGGTGCGCCCTTTTGTAGACAACGCCATTTTGCAGGCCGCCTATAACAAGGCTTTCGCGCAGGGCACGGCCGTGGTGGCGGTTTCCTTGAAAGACTCCATTAGACGGGTGCGGGGCGGCAGTTCCAAAGCCGTGGACCGCTCGGCCTACCGGCTGGTGCAGACCCCGCAATGCTTTAGGTTGCCGCTGTTGCGCCGCGCCTATGCCCAACCTGAAAGTCCGCTGTTCACCGATGATGCCTCGGTAGTGGAGCGGTTCGGGCATAAGATCCACCTGGTGGAAGGCAGTTTCAAAAACATCAAACTAACTACCCCTGAGGATCTGCTTCTGGCCGAGGCCTTTCTGCAACAGGAGAAAAACCAGCCATCGGCGGAGCCGCTTAAAAAATAA
- a CDS encoding PAS domain-containing sensor histidine kinase, whose protein sequence is MMKQKEKDMLVFQNSESPDGSQLLALEEALQQTQKKLESLRLELESTQQELAQAQALIAAGVLPDQSATAAAAAAASLPVGRFTRYRRVIALEQLGKRVLEKNATPGTSLEDVVAFYLAGVEKIYPDMRCSALQLQRERLYPVAAPSLPSDFSRALNGILLEQAKEAFLKDASSGEKVIIKHIVQESKNELLQELARSFDINACWSFPVVSTGQKVLGAFVVYLQEAKAPTSEEETSLESVRNLLQLIMESKLAEKELRESNERFYYATLATNDAIWDFDLHTGTIAWGLGFEKLFGFKVQEFGLEFDLWAHQVHPEDLDRVNASLEEVITHANKDFWREEYRFMKANGEYAYVVDQGSLIRDDVGKPVRIVGAMQDITAQKQAEEELRKLSVVARETVNGVLIMHPDLTVHWVNPSFTRMLGYTLEEIAGKTLGSFLSGAETDLGTLAYIDERLSKVQSLECDLLQYSKTHGKRWIKLQVQPLLDEHGQVERVFALLTDITQQKAEEQQLRLLESVITNAQDAIIISEVKPDDLHSLESIYFNNAFFAMTGYTQEEVLGKDPSFLNGPDTDPQVMEEIIRQMQAGLACEGELESYRKDGSRFWAQLLLIPMFNHKNQLTHWISMLRDITLRKSYAQERELLISELTQNNADLKQFTFITSHNLRAPLSNLTGIINLLDLDAVPEGRNKLLIQKFKESTVQLNTIIDDLLEILVIRNKPLTQKEQISLPEAFERVRLSVDGLLTEIGAQVTADFSQVPEVYYNGGYLYSILLNLLSNAIKYQSPDRVLHIEVTTEAVDGHQFLHFKDNGLGIDLKRYGERIFGLYQRFHQRKDSKGMGLYIAHSQAKAMGGNLTVASEVDQGTTFTLQF, encoded by the coding sequence ATGATGAAGCAGAAAGAAAAGGACATGCTAGTTTTTCAGAATTCAGAGAGCCCAGACGGAAGCCAGTTGCTGGCCCTGGAAGAGGCTTTGCAGCAGACCCAGAAAAAGCTGGAGAGTCTGCGCCTGGAACTGGAAAGCACGCAGCAGGAATTGGCGCAGGCCCAGGCCCTCATTGCGGCGGGCGTACTCCCAGACCAGTCCGCCACCGCGGCCGCGGCGGCAGCTGCCTCTTTGCCCGTGGGCAGGTTCACCAGGTACCGCCGCGTCATTGCCCTGGAACAGCTGGGTAAGCGGGTACTGGAAAAGAACGCGACCCCCGGCACCAGCCTGGAAGACGTAGTGGCCTTTTACCTGGCCGGGGTAGAGAAGATTTACCCGGACATGCGGTGCTCTGCCCTGCAACTGCAGCGTGAACGGCTCTATCCTGTGGCGGCGCCCAGCCTGCCCTCAGATTTCTCCAGGGCCTTGAACGGTATTTTGCTGGAGCAAGCCAAAGAAGCTTTTCTCAAAGACGCATCCTCCGGGGAGAAAGTGATCATCAAACACATTGTACAGGAATCAAAAAATGAGCTGCTGCAGGAACTGGCGCGCTCCTTTGATATAAACGCGTGCTGGTCATTCCCGGTGGTAAGCACCGGGCAGAAAGTGCTGGGGGCGTTTGTGGTGTATTTGCAGGAAGCCAAAGCGCCTACGAGCGAAGAAGAGACATCCTTGGAGAGCGTGCGTAACCTGCTCCAGTTGATCATGGAAAGCAAGCTGGCCGAAAAAGAACTCAGAGAAAGCAATGAGCGCTTCTATTACGCCACCCTGGCGACCAACGACGCCATCTGGGACTTTGACCTGCATACCGGTACCATTGCCTGGGGGCTGGGCTTTGAGAAACTGTTCGGGTTTAAGGTGCAGGAGTTCGGGCTGGAGTTTGACCTCTGGGCCCACCAGGTGCACCCCGAGGACCTGGACCGCGTCAATGCCTCCCTGGAGGAAGTCATTACCCATGCCAACAAAGACTTCTGGCGCGAGGAGTACCGGTTCATGAAAGCCAACGGCGAATATGCCTACGTGGTGGACCAAGGCTCCCTGATCAGGGATGACGTCGGGAAGCCGGTGCGCATTGTAGGGGCCATGCAGGACATCACGGCCCAGAAACAGGCCGAGGAAGAGCTTCGGAAGCTTTCGGTGGTGGCCCGCGAGACCGTGAACGGCGTTCTGATCATGCACCCAGACCTGACCGTACACTGGGTAAACCCGTCGTTTACCAGAATGTTGGGCTATACCCTGGAAGAGATTGCCGGAAAAACCCTGGGTTCCTTTCTGAGTGGAGCGGAAACAGACCTGGGCACCCTGGCTTACATTGATGAACGGCTGAGCAAGGTGCAGTCCCTGGAGTGTGACCTGCTCCAGTACTCCAAAACCCATGGAAAGCGCTGGATAAAACTACAGGTGCAGCCGCTGCTGGATGAACACGGCCAGGTAGAAAGGGTGTTTGCCCTACTCACCGATATTACCCAGCAGAAAGCCGAGGAGCAGCAACTGCGTTTGTTGGAATCTGTCATCACCAATGCCCAGGATGCCATCATCATCAGTGAGGTGAAACCTGATGACCTCCATTCCCTGGAGTCTATCTACTTCAACAACGCGTTCTTTGCCATGACGGGGTATACCCAGGAAGAGGTGCTGGGCAAGGACCCCTCTTTCCTGAACGGTCCCGACACCGATCCGCAGGTCATGGAGGAGATCATTCGGCAGATGCAGGCCGGCCTGGCCTGCGAGGGCGAACTGGAAAGCTACCGCAAAGACGGAAGCCGCTTCTGGGCCCAACTGCTGCTCATTCCCATGTTCAACCACAAGAACCAGCTCACGCACTGGATCTCCATGCTGCGCGATATTACCCTGCGCAAGAGCTATGCCCAGGAACGCGAGTTGCTTATCTCAGAGCTTACCCAGAACAACGCCGATCTCAAGCAGTTCACCTTTATCACCTCCCATAACCTGCGGGCCCCGTTGTCTAACCTAACGGGCATCATTAACCTGCTGGACCTGGACGCCGTGCCCGAAGGCCGCAACAAGCTTTTGATCCAGAAGTTCAAGGAGTCTACCGTGCAGCTCAACACCATTATTGATGACCTGCTGGAGATCCTGGTCATCAGAAACAAACCCCTCACCCAAAAGGAACAGATCAGCCTACCCGAGGCCTTTGAGCGGGTACGCCTCTCCGTGGACGGGCTTCTCACGGAGATTGGCGCCCAGGTCACCGCAGATTTCTCGCAGGTGCCCGAGGTCTACTACAACGGCGGGTACCTGTACAGCATCTTGCTCAACCTGCTCTCCAACGCCATCAAATACCAATCGCCGGACCGGGTGCTGCACATTGAGGTCACCACCGAGGCGGTAGACGGACATCAGTTCCTGCATTTCAAAGACAACGGCCTGGGCATAGACCTGAAACGGTACGGCGAGCGCATTTTTGGTTTGTACCAGCGGTTCCACCAACGCAAAGACAGCAAGGGCATGGGACTCTACATTGCCCATTCGCAGGCCAAAGCCATGGGTGGGAACCTTACCGTGGCCAGTGAGGTAGACCAGGGAACTACTTTTACCCTGCAGTTCTAA
- a CDS encoding ABC transporter permease, giving the protein MIYFRLVLESFRFAWQALRANLLRTILSLLGVTIGIFAIISVFTIVDSLERSIRESMSFVGERIIYVEKFPWIFKGGQDIPWWKYMQRPPANSREFKYLEGTLENAEGVAMVSRRGGNTFKHRNNSMSGLMLQGVSKDFNKVAEVPIEEGRFFTQQEVEGARNVIIIGAEVAENLFPYGGALGGDIKIKGQKFTVVGVMEKQGAGLFEGLPTNDKNAYVPFGAFGKMFAGGPRGIQPVLMIKGKAEDAGLQNLEYEVKGKMRTVRGLKPYEEDNFAVNRSEMMADAIGEMFSIIGIAGWVIGGFSILVGGFGIANIMFVSVKERTNIIGIQKSLGAKNFFILFQFLFESVFLSLIGGGVGILLVSLITLIPMGTLDIILTPGNILLGLGVSVVIGVLSGIIPAVIASHLDPVIAIRSK; this is encoded by the coding sequence ATGATCTACTTCCGGCTGGTGTTAGAGAGTTTTAGGTTCGCGTGGCAGGCCCTGCGGGCTAACCTCCTGCGCACCATTCTCTCGTTGCTGGGGGTGACCATTGGTATCTTCGCCATTATCTCAGTATTCACCATTGTAGACTCTTTGGAGCGCAGCATCAGAGAGAGCATGAGCTTTGTGGGCGAGCGTATCATCTACGTGGAGAAATTCCCCTGGATCTTTAAAGGCGGCCAGGACATACCCTGGTGGAAATACATGCAGCGCCCACCGGCCAACAGCCGGGAGTTCAAGTACCTGGAAGGCACGCTGGAGAACGCCGAGGGCGTGGCCATGGTGTCACGGCGGGGCGGCAACACCTTTAAGCACCGCAACAACAGCATGAGCGGGCTTATGCTGCAGGGCGTCTCTAAAGACTTTAACAAAGTAGCCGAGGTACCTATTGAAGAGGGACGCTTTTTCACCCAACAGGAGGTAGAAGGCGCCCGCAACGTGATCATCATCGGCGCCGAGGTGGCCGAGAACCTCTTCCCTTACGGCGGTGCCCTGGGGGGCGACATTAAGATAAAAGGCCAGAAGTTCACGGTGGTGGGCGTCATGGAAAAACAAGGGGCCGGTCTGTTTGAGGGCCTGCCCACCAATGACAAAAACGCGTACGTGCCCTTTGGGGCCTTCGGGAAGATGTTTGCAGGCGGCCCGCGGGGCATTCAGCCGGTGCTCATGATCAAGGGCAAGGCAGAGGATGCGGGGCTGCAGAACCTGGAGTATGAGGTAAAAGGCAAGATGCGCACCGTGCGGGGCCTCAAACCCTATGAGGAAGATAACTTTGCCGTGAACCGCTCAGAGATGATGGCCGACGCCATTGGCGAGATGTTCTCCATCATCGGCATAGCCGGCTGGGTGATTGGCGGGTTCTCTATCTTGGTGGGCGGCTTTGGTATTGCCAACATCATGTTTGTGTCTGTGAAAGAGCGCACCAATATCATAGGCATTCAGAAATCACTGGGGGCCAAGAACTTCTTTATTCTGTTCCAGTTCCTGTTTGAGTCTGTGTTCCTGAGCCTGATTGGCGGGGGCGTGGGCATTCTGCTAGTGTCTTTGATAACCTTAATCCCCATGGGCACGTTGGATATTATCCTTACGCCCGGAAACATCCTGCTGGGGTTGGGCGTATCGGTCGTGATTGGCGTTCTCTCCGGCATTATCCCGGCCGTGATCGCCTCCCATCTGGACCCGGTTATTGCCATCAGGTCAAAATAA